The region GACTCCCTGAGCGTGATAAGCAGAAAGATTGACGAGCTCCACAGAAAGGGGACTGCGATACTCCTGATAACTCACTACGGAAGAATACTCGGCCACCTTGACAGGGAGAAGCTTACGGTACACGTAATGAAGGACGGCAGGATAGTGAAGACGGGAAGCGGTGAACTGGTTGACAGGATTGACAGGGAAGGATTCGGCAAAGTGTTCGAGGAGGTGGGAGCATGACGGAAACGATAACCCTTAGCGATGCAAAGGCCATAATCGAGAACCAGATTGAAGAGCTTGCGAAGAGGAACAAGGAACCCGAGTGGATGACGAGGATAAGGTACAAGGGGTTAGAAGCCTTTGAGAAGGCCCCTCACAGTGACCCCATAATAAGTGAGGAACAGCTCCTTCAGTTCATAGCAAAGCCCGAGGTCGAAGGCATACCGGAGAAAATCGAGAGCCTCGACGACTTACCGCCGGAGATGAAGGCCCTCCTGGACAGGCTCGGCATAGACGAGGTAGAGCAGAAATATCTGGCGGGACTGGCCGTCCAGACTGACACAGGCGTTATATACAACCAGTTCCTCAAGGATTGGGCCAAGAAGGGCCTTATAGTCCTCCCGATGGAGGAGGCCGTTAAGAAATACCCAGACATAGTGAAACAGCACTTCCTCAAGCTCTTCCGCGTTGATGAAAGCAAGCTGACAGCCTACCATACCGCCATATGGAACGGTGGAATCTTCCTGTACGTCAAGGAGGGGCTAAAAGTTCCATTCCCGCTCCACCTGTTCTTCCTGATTCAGGAGAGCGCTTTAGCTCAGGCACCGCACATAATCATAATAGCAGAGAAGAACACCGAGTTCCACCTAATCGAGGGCTGTACCTCGCCGGTCCTTCTAAAACACTCGCTCCACCTTGACATGACGGAGGCGTATTTCCACGAGAACGCCAGGGGCCAGCTCACGGTTTTACAGAACTGGCCGGAATACGTTCACACGAGACCGATGACGAGGGCGAAGATAGGAAAGAACGCGCGCTTCATCAACACGACCGTTACTCTCGGCTCTGGAAAGAGCAACATCGGCGACCCGCGCTACTGGGTTGACGAGAACGGCTACGTCGAACTGAATGGAATTCTCCTCGGTCAGAAGGACTACTACATTGACCTCGGAGGCAGGATGTTCCTCCAAGGAAAGGGGGCATCTGGAATAAACGCGAGCAAAGCTGTGATAATGGACGAGAGCAGGGTCATAACGCGCGGTATAATAACGGCCGAGGCGCCGAAGACCAAGGGGCACATAAGCTGTGACGCCCTGCTTATGAGCGACAAAGCGATAATGGAAACGTATCCGGGACTTGTCAGCAAGGTTGACGATGCCGAGCTGAGCCACGAAGCTGCCATCGGCAAGATACGCGAGGAGGAGCTGTTCTACCTTATGAGCAGGGGACTCGACGAGGAGAAGGCTACACAGCTTATCGTCAAGGGCTTCCTTGAACCAATGCTCAAGGACATTCCAATGGAATTCCTGGTTGAGATAAGAAAGATTATAGAGCTTGCCGTCAGCGGGGGCATGTGAGCCCCCTAACTATTTTAACCAGCTCCCAGAGGTCATTGACGTAGTAGTCCGCCCCGGGAACCTTTTCAAAGCGGACAATGTTTACCGTCTTTACGCCGGCCCTTTTTCCTGCTAGGATATCCCTTATGCTGTCCCCGACAAGTAGGACTTCATCTGGTCTTAGCTTCATAAGTCTCAAAGCCTTATTAACAAGGTATGGGTTAGGTTTCACTCCATCTAGATAGGTATAGTCCTTGCCAAGGATTATGTCAAAGTATTTATCAAGGCCAAAAGCCCTTAAAACCAGCTCCGTGTTGTCCTGAGATGCGTTGCTGACGGCGGCAAGCTTCAAGCCCATGTTCCTCAGCTCTTTTAACGCGTCAACGTCTGGGAACGGCTTAATCTTGCCTGCCTTCAAGAGGTTTTCACGATAGGTTCTGTTTGCCCTATCCAAGGCTTTCCAAAACTCTACGTGATCTATCCCAAATTTCTCAACGTATTTTCTC is a window of Thermococcus sp. DNA encoding:
- the sufB gene encoding Fe-S cluster assembly protein SufB; the protein is MTETITLSDAKAIIENQIEELAKRNKEPEWMTRIRYKGLEAFEKAPHSDPIISEEQLLQFIAKPEVEGIPEKIESLDDLPPEMKALLDRLGIDEVEQKYLAGLAVQTDTGVIYNQFLKDWAKKGLIVLPMEEAVKKYPDIVKQHFLKLFRVDESKLTAYHTAIWNGGIFLYVKEGLKVPFPLHLFFLIQESALAQAPHIIIIAEKNTEFHLIEGCTSPVLLKHSLHLDMTEAYFHENARGQLTVLQNWPEYVHTRPMTRAKIGKNARFINTTVTLGSGKSNIGDPRYWVDENGYVELNGILLGQKDYYIDLGGRMFLQGKGASGINASKAVIMDESRVITRGIITAEAPKTKGHISCDALLMSDKAIMETYPGLVSKVDDAELSHEAAIGKIREEELFYLMSRGLDEEKATQLIVKGFLEPMLKDIPMEFLVEIRKIIELAVSGGM
- a CDS encoding HAD family hydrolase; this encodes MLKGLIFDVDETLVYYEGYTLRRWYDNVATPVMKKLGVFVDWDTFKKIIEGKLSRKYVEKFGIDHVEFWKALDRANRTYRENLLKAGKIKPFPDVDALKELRNMGLKLAAVSNASQDNTELVLRAFGLDKYFDIILGKDYTYLDGVKPNPYLVNKALRLMKLRPDEVLLVGDSIRDILAGKRAGVKTVNIVRFEKVPGADYYVNDLWELVKIVRGLTCPR